A section of the Triticum dicoccoides isolate Atlit2015 ecotype Zavitan chromosome 7A, WEW_v2.0, whole genome shotgun sequence genome encodes:
- the LOC119329642 gene encoding mechanosensitive ion channel protein 10-like: protein MDPSNANANPKPPAGANGDVVLIMPPEQPQQQRATAADAPKTPPNPEKPPPPTPTSAAAPPRPHLPNPEKPPQSPARPPLAPAQGALLRRRSSLSKPKSRFVEPPTPTAPSSHPSPAHPASTAQTPRPASTPQTPGEGDDDDDVFRKGGAPTAATAAKCRRRACISLELAVLVLFLALLVVSLVARPLKGHFVWGLEIWKWCVMVITVFSGHLVSHWVIAFVVFLIERNFLLRNKVLYFVFGLKNSVQACLWIGLVLIAWSQLFDQEQLGRTAKTARILNYVSRFLASVLIASVIWVVKTFIMKAIASTFHRKAFFDRIQESLFHQYVLQTLSGPPLMELAENVGREPSGRVSLSRTKDDKGTPKVIDAVKLRKMKQERISAWTMKGLITAIRSSRLSTISQSIESFHEFDETEQKDKEINSEWEAKAAADAIFKNVARQGYKHIEELDLLRFFNREEAALVLPMFEGASETGKIKRSALKNWVVSAYLDRKSLAHSLNDTKTAVSQLHSLIRILVLIIIIIITLLLMGIATTKILVVISSQLLVVVFIFGNACKTVFEALIFVFIMHPFDVGDRCVIDGIQMVVEEMNILTTVFLKNDNEKVYYPNSALSTMPISNFYRSPDMYDTIDFAIDVKTSMESIAALKSRIKGYLESKPTRWHPIHTVNLKDILDVNKINMALCAQHTMNFQNIREKSIRRSELVMELKKIFEEMSISYQLLPQKVELSYVGTNPLPVNVSQGR from the exons aTGGATCCGTCCAACGCCAACGCCAATCCGAAGCCCCCGGCCGGCGCCAATGGCGATGTCGTCCTCATCATGCCGCCCGAGCAGCCGCAGCAGCAGCGGGCCACGGCGGCCGACGCGCCCAAAACCCCGCCAAACCCCgagaagccgccgccgccgacgccgacctcggcggcggccccgCCGCGCCCGCATCTGCCGAACCCCGAGAAGCCGCCGCAGAGCCCCGCGCGGCCGCCCCTGGCCCCCGCCCAGGGCGCGCTGCTCCGCCGCCGCTCCTCGCTCTCCAAGCCCAAATCCCGCTTCGTGGAGCCGCCGACCCCTACCGCCCCCTCCTCCCACCCGTCCCCGGCGCACCCGGCCTCCACCGCCCAGACCCCGCGCCCCGCCTCCACCCCGCAGACCCCGGGcgagggcgacgacgacgacgacgtctTCCGCAAGGGCGGCGCGCCCACCGCCGCCACGGCGGCCAAGTGCCGCCGCAGGGCCTGCATCTCGCTCGAGCTCGCCGTGCTCGTCCTCTTCCTCGCGCTGCTCGTCGTCAGCCTCGTGGCGCGCCCGCTCAAGGGCCACTTCGTGTGGGGGCTGGAGATCTGGAAGTGGTGCGTCATGGTCATCACCGTCTTCTCCGGCCACCTCGTCAGCCACTGGGTCATCGCCTTCGTCGTCTTCCTCATCGAGCGAAACTTCCTGCTCCGCAACAAGGTGCTCTACTTCGTCTTCGGGCTCAAGAACAGCGTGCAGGCCTGCCTCTGGATCGGTCTCGTGCTCATCGCCTGGTCTCAGCTCTTCGACCAGGAGCAGCTGGGCCGCACGGCCAAGACCGCCAGGATCCTCAACTACGTCTCCAGATTCCTCGCCTCCGTGCTCATCGCGTCAGTCATCTGGGTGGTCAAGACATTCATCATGAAGGCCATCGCGTCCACCTTCCACCGGAAGGCCTTCTTTGACCGGATCCAGGAGAGCCTGTTCCACCAGTACGTGCTGCAGACGCTCTCGGGCCCTCCATTGATGGAGCTAGCGGAGAATGTTGGGCGGGAGCCAAGTGGGCGTGTGAGCTTGAGCAGGACGAAGGATGATAAAGGAACGCCCAAGGTGATCGATGCCGTGAAACTGAGGAAGATGAAGCAGGAGAGGATCTCAGCTTGGACGATGAAAGGGCTCATCACGGCAATCCGAAGCTCAAGGCTTTCAACAATATCTCAAAGTATTGAGAGCTTTCATGAGTTTGATGAAACGGAGCAAAAAGATAAGGAGATAAATAGCGAGTGGGAGGCAAAGGCAGCAGCCGATGCCATTTTCAAAAATGTTGCAAGGCAGGGCTACAA GCACATTGAGGAGCTGGATTTGCTGAGATTTTTCAACAGGGAGGAGGCAGCCTTGGTGCTTCCGATGTTTGAAGGGGCATCAGAGACGGGGAAGATAAAAAGATCTGCTCTGAAAAATTGGGTG GTAAGTGCATACCTGGACCGCAAGTCACTAGCGCATTCTCTGAATGACACAAAAACCGCAGTCAGCCAACTTCACAGCCTCATCAGAATTCTAGTACTCATTATAATCATCATTATCACTCTGTTGTTGATGGGCATCGCCACGACCAAGATCCTTGTTGTCATCTCATCCCAGCTTCTTGTTGTGGTCTTCATATTTGGAAATGCCTGCAAGACTGTATTTGAGGCCCTCATATTTGTTTTCATCATGCATCCGTTTGATGTTGGGGACCGCTGTGTCATCGATGGAATACAG ATGGTTGTCGAAGAAATGAATATATTAACCACTGTTTTCCTGAAGAATGACAATGAGAAGGTATATTATCCAAACTCTGCATTGTCCACAATGCCAATCAGCAACTTCTACCGAAGCCCTGACATGTACGACACCATCGACTTCGCTATTGATGTTAAAACTTCAATGGAGAGCATCGCAGCTTTGAAATCCAGAATTAAAGG GTACTTGGAGAGCAAACCTACACGGTGGCACCCTATCCACACGGTAAACCTGAAGGACATCTTGGACGTGAACAAGATCAACATGGCCCTGTGCGCCCAGCACACGATGAACTTCCAGAATATCCGGGAGAAGAGCATCAGGAGGTCCGAGCTTGTGATGGAGCTGAAGAAGATATTCGAGGAGATGTCCATCAGCTACCAGCTTCTGCCTCAAAAGGTCGAGCTTAGCTATGTCGGCACAAACCCGCTGCCCGTGAATGTTTCTCAAGGCAGGTAG